Proteins from one Streptomyces genisteinicus genomic window:
- a CDS encoding response regulator transcription factor, with product MTEGERILIVDDEPAVREALRRSLAFEGYATEVAADGLEALARAGEYRPDLIVLDIQMPRMDGLTAARRLRAAGSRVPVLMLTARDTVGDRVTGLDAGADDYLVKPFELDELLARIRALLRRSTYTAAVAAADDEDVLSFADLRMNLSTREVTRGTRRVELTRTEFTLLELFLAHPRQVLTREQILKAVWGFDFEPSSNSLDVYVMYLRRKTEAGGEPRLVQTVRGVGYALRPGGPE from the coding sequence ATGACTGAAGGCGAGCGCATCCTCATCGTCGACGACGAGCCTGCCGTGCGTGAGGCGCTGCGGCGCTCCCTCGCGTTCGAGGGGTACGCGACCGAGGTCGCGGCCGACGGTCTGGAGGCACTGGCCCGGGCCGGGGAGTACCGCCCCGACCTGATCGTGCTCGACATCCAGATGCCCCGGATGGACGGGCTGACCGCGGCGCGCAGGCTGCGGGCGGCGGGCTCGCGGGTGCCGGTCCTGATGCTGACGGCACGCGACACGGTCGGCGACCGGGTCACCGGACTGGACGCGGGAGCGGACGACTACCTGGTCAAGCCCTTCGAACTGGACGAACTGCTCGCCCGGATCCGTGCCCTGCTGCGGCGCAGCACCTACACCGCGGCGGTGGCCGCCGCGGACGACGAGGACGTGCTGTCCTTCGCCGACCTGCGCATGAACCTGTCGACCCGCGAGGTCACCCGCGGCACCCGGCGCGTGGAGCTGACCCGTACCGAGTTCACCCTGCTGGAGCTCTTCCTCGCCCATCCGCGCCAGGTGCTGACCCGTGAGCAGATCCTGAAGGCCGTCTGGGGCTTCGACTTCGAACCCAGCTCCAACTCCCTGGACGTGTACGTGATGTACCTGCGGCGCAAGACGGAGGCCGGCGGCGAGCCGCGCCTCGTGCAGACCGTGCGGGGCGTCGGCTACGCCCTGCGGCCGGGCGGCCCCGAATGA
- a CDS encoding S1C family serine protease, giving the protein MSDHHRRDGHTEPGFPQQPYETPQPYGAPRPHDTQPYETPQPYGAHPHAPRADDTRPTAPLTQADGGYPPPPSYRPAGTVTVWPGGGGPGFEPPAQHLAPPAPAPGPRSRRRARGPAALIAAVAIAAAAVGGGASALVGHLAGDGTSPGSGAVSGTTVSRSSAGTVAGVAEMVSPSIVEISATSGSGQSTGSGVIITSNGEIVTNNHVISGADTVRVQLSDGTTYTADVVGKDPDKDLALIKLRNASGLKAAALGDSGSVGVGDQVVAIGSPEGLTGTVTSGIVSALDRDVTVAKDEEPQDPQQDPRQNWPFEFGGQQFNGDTGDSKTTYKAIQTDASLNPGNSGGALIDMNGRIIGINSAMYSPSSATGSTAGSVGLGFAIPIDTVKADLDSLRSGGGA; this is encoded by the coding sequence ATGAGCGACCACCACCGCCGCGACGGCCACACCGAGCCCGGATTCCCCCAGCAGCCGTACGAGACGCCGCAGCCGTACGGCGCGCCCCGGCCGCACGACACCCAGCCGTACGAGACGCCCCAGCCGTACGGCGCCCACCCGCACGCGCCCCGCGCGGACGACACCCGGCCGACCGCGCCGCTCACCCAGGCGGACGGCGGCTACCCGCCGCCCCCGTCGTACCGGCCCGCCGGCACGGTCACCGTGTGGCCCGGCGGCGGCGGACCCGGCTTCGAGCCGCCCGCTCAGCACCTCGCGCCCCCCGCGCCCGCGCCCGGACCCCGGTCCCGGCGCAGGGCCCGGGGCCCCGCCGCGCTGATCGCGGCCGTCGCGATCGCCGCGGCCGCCGTCGGCGGCGGCGCGTCCGCGCTCGTCGGCCACCTCGCCGGCGACGGGACGTCCCCGGGCTCCGGCGCCGTGAGCGGGACGACCGTGTCCCGCAGCAGCGCGGGCACCGTCGCGGGCGTGGCCGAGATGGTCTCGCCGAGCATCGTGGAGATCAGCGCGACGTCGGGCTCCGGACAGTCCACCGGCTCCGGCGTGATCATCACCTCGAACGGCGAGATCGTGACCAACAACCACGTGATCTCGGGCGCCGACACCGTCCGGGTGCAGCTCAGCGACGGCACGACGTACACCGCCGACGTCGTCGGCAAGGACCCCGACAAGGACCTCGCCCTGATCAAGCTGCGGAACGCCTCCGGGCTGAAGGCCGCCGCGCTCGGCGACTCCGGCTCCGTCGGGGTCGGCGACCAGGTCGTCGCCATCGGCTCGCCCGAAGGGCTCACCGGCACGGTCACCAGCGGCATCGTCTCCGCCCTCGACCGGGACGTGACCGTCGCCAAGGACGAGGAGCCGCAGGACCCGCAGCAGGACCCGCGCCAGAACTGGCCGTTCGAGTTCGGCGGGCAGCAGTTCAACGGGGACACCGGGGACTCGAAGACCACCTACAAGGCGATCCAGACCGACGCCTCGCTCAACCCGGGGAACTCCGGCGGTGCGCTGATCGACATGAACGGCAGGATCATCGGCATCAACTCGGCCATGTACTCGCCCAGTTCCGCCACCGGCTCCACCGCGGGCAGCGTCGGCCTCGGCTTCGCCATCCCGATCGACACCGTCAAGGCGGACCTGGACAGCCTCCGCTCCGGCGGCGGCGCCTGA